The genomic segment GTTGTAATTGTAGCACCCACCACTTTACATACAAGGAATTTCAGTACGTGATTACTTATTTTGAAACTCTATTCTAAGTCACTAATTAATGGGTTTTTCCTAAACAGTATACTTAATGAATTTAAGGGAAACAAAAAAGGTACGAGATATGTGAGTCATATAACAATAACATGTAATCAAAATAATTCGTATTTGGCTAACATGGTGTTAAATATGCGCatgatgaaatatttttttgtttactAGTTACATTATGTCTTTGCTAAAGCGTCTAAGGAAGCTGTAGGATGATTTACTATTTGCACGTGAACAGTGGAAGAAGATATTTCTTCAAGTGTGAAAGCTGCAAAATTTGATTGAGAAACAAGAAATTTCCTCAACCAATAGTATGATGGCTGAAGTATTTTTGTAGTCCTTTTCACTATTTTTTACCCAACACCTATTTTTTAATGTTgaaaatcaatgattaaataataatgCATAGTGTGTGAATGCTGAAAATGACCATTAACATGACAATCATCACAAGCTCAATATGATATCAGTCTTCTCTTATCTTGCATTTTAATACAATTTTCCTTTCCAACATTATGGTAAGATTGAAGTTTCGTCACAATTTCAATATTAAAGTTTCATAAACATGGTATTGAACTCAATCAAAGAGAAAGAAGCTGGGAGAGTAAATAGTCACACCCCTTTAAGCAGGCAACAGAGTACGTTAGACGAAAGAGCAGGGACCATTTAGAGAAAGTGACATGAAGAAATTAGAGCCACAGaaagagatggaagatttttcaataaattaatgGTCGTGGACCTCTGCCTCTGCCTCTGGATTGGAGAGGACAAGCtaaggttggacagctcaggtgAGAGAGACAACGAATGATAATATCacagcatttaaaaaaaaaaaaaaatccgacTCATCTCCTCAGTTGCCCCGCTCTACTCCCTACCTAAttacttcttcttcttttccAGACCCCGGGTTTTTGGGTCACCGGGTTGGTCCGGAATCATCGAGAGTCGGATATAACCCATTAACTAGACGAAACTCAAACTCGATATCTATTTTTTAGAAGGAAATGAACTCCTTACCACTTAGCTAAGATGTTGATCTTTTTAAAACTACATCGCCAACTCGACTTATGATTCTTGGTCAGCAGATCACAGTGAAAAAACGAGTTAACTCCAGTTGGTAATCAGCTCAAAACGGCATATGCACACTACGTCACTTTTATAATGATCTTGGGGATACAAAAATGCACTGCAAAGGAGAGTTCCAACTTCCAAGTGACCAAAAcattattttttctttctttttgaaGTTGTAATAAAAGCACGTCCCTACGTAGAAGAGTTCAAAGtggaaataaaatatattaaatactcTGATATTTGTATTCAACCACCATCTGACAGCACCATTCAGTGAAAGTTCACTTGGAGATGCCTAGCATTAGCTGATGGGATTCTATTAAGAGCAAATGGTCATCATGTATTGAAGAAGATAATGCATTTGGAAAACGAAGCACAAATGATTAAACGTCTATATCATTAAGAAGAGACCTCAAAAAATATGCTTGTCTGGAAGGGAACTATAGTGTACACAAACAAGCTTTTCATCGAACCCACAATGAGGTTTCGGTTCTTCTCTGATATTACTCTGTGCAGTATAATGATTCTTCAGCAAGTCCACGAGGAGGATCTCTTAATAACAGGCTTCATTTGCTTGTCTTCTTCAAGTGAGATCATTCCCAAGTGTGAAGGATCCTCCAACATCATTTTTGCCGCAAGATATCCAGCAATAGACCATGTTTGGTATTTTCTTGCCTGTTTGCCTACGTACCTTCCTAACTTACCATCATAATATTCAGGCCAGCTATCCTTGAGCAGACGGCTCTCGGCAAGATCTATGGCTCGTCTTGCGATTTGCGGGCGTCCAGTTTTGATGCAGGCCGCTGTTAGCAGCCATAGAAGTACTGCATTCCAGAAGCATAAAATGTCAATAGAAAAGATGCACGAGTTGATACAAGCATGAAATACACAGTGAATATGATATATCATAGGAAATGAAGATAGATTGGAAAAACCTGGCCAAGAACCTCCATTATGATAGCTCCATCTCGTATTCTTTGGATCACATCCGGTAACAATTCGCCACTCATGATTTTCAATTGCTGGATAAGAAATTTTTAGAGGCATTTCTCCAACAAGCTCCTCCCACCTTGTTTCTATAAGGTCCATTATAGCAGAAGCTTGTTCGGGGGTGGCAAGAGAAGTTAGGATAGCAACACAATTTCCTAAGGCAAACCATCTAAAATCCATTCTTGCAGGGCTAACATTGCCAATAAAATAGCCGCCGCGGGTTGGCATAAAATCAAATACCCACTCAGGGATCGAATCCGGAATCACATTAAACTTATTCACGGCCGTATGCGAGTATTCTTCGGTTTTATACCGATATATGTCATTTAATTGTTGAAAGTCAAGCCAAAAGTAACTTCTCATGTGATAACTCAAGGCATGCAAGCGCTTCACTATTCTATCGATGAACTCTTTGCCTTCGGCATCAGGCTTGAGCATTGCCAGAGCACATCTCAGTGCCATAAAAAAGAGTGCTTGAATCTCAATCGGGTAACCGTATATTCCCTGGTTTAATGAAATTATGTTTTAAGAATATAAAAGCGTAAATCCTAGCTGCAATAAAAACGTTAAACAGTGTTGTCAAAGAGAGATTAATGTGCCAACTCACCATTCTACGATCAATCATGGAACATCCATCTGCGCATAGCAAGGTCGGGAATGTGTCAAATCCTTCGGACAGACACAGAGTCATGATAAGTCTCACGCCCTTTTGACACTCTGGTCTCTCAGCCAGAGATAGGTCTCCCGTAGATTTAGTATATGCACGAAGAAGAATTATCCACCAGAAACCAGAATCAACTGGAGCTACTCTTCCAATAGCACTCTCGCCAAAATCCGCTACAATAGTATCTGTCTTGCGAACTGGATCGTGAAGAACTTTGAAACTAGCTGGCATAACACCCTCACCAAGTTTGAATCTATCTACTTTTTTCTCCCACCCTTGAAGTTGAAGTGTCTTCAGTAGGAAATTCTTAACTATATCAGGCTCTCCATTAATTAAAAAGACCAGTGCGCTTGGTACAAAATCTCGAACAAAAACCTAAATTCGATGGGAAAAAACTATATAAAGTCTTCATTGCATGCTTGTTCTCTCTACAGATTGAAATTACCGGAAAATAGTTAGAATAATAGTTTTTTTTTGCTTTCTCTAACAAGTTATTACCTGGTCATAATTCAAGACCTCCTCCGAAGCATGATCACAAGCAGCAATTGTGCCAACTGGTTGGCCCCTAAAGGAAACTAGTGACCGTCTGAGAGCTTCCCAAGCATCAACAACCATTGGGTGTGGCTCGAAAGAATTCCGAGCAGATGAAGAAGGGGTGTCCAATCCAGAACGTCCAGGAGAGTATGCACTCTCATAATTCTCTATACCTCTGGAAAAGCCTATGGATAACTCACTAAGAGACCTCTCATCAAAAGATCTCTGCCTCTCTACGTTCAATCTGGGCTTATCAAGTAGCTTTGAGAGATCATAGTCGGTCAAATCAGGGATCGAACAATACGAACTCACATTCTTAAGGCCGTTCGTCTCCTTTGCACCATCCATAACACTCCTCATACCATCCACAATAACCTTAAGACTGTCCATCTTCCGTTACTCTTTCGATCACAAAAGGGAATTGGCTATTAGATAAAGATGAAGAAAACATACTTGCACGAACTACCGAAAATTATATGGATAAAACACCTCAAACTTCTACGTGAACAAAAAACTTTTCTTGATCAACAAGACCATGGAATACGGAACAACAAAGGAAAGTTAAAATATACATACATAAATTATGGTAGTCAGGAATTCgattcataataataataatacctaaAACGTACCACTGTCAAAATGGAAATAAAAAGGTAATTGGCCAACAGAAAGTAATCCAAAGAGGAAACAAATCTACCACCATATTCAAACGATCTCcacaaaatcataattaaaaaaataataatatatgtgGCTCCCCAGAAGAAACATAACCGTTCCCGTTATGAATTATAAACTAGCTCCAAAGTTAACAGTTTTGACAACAAGCATACATGCGTAAGCGATAGCCCACCCAAACGGGGAAAACTAAAATCCCACCAACCAtccaaactttttttttttaaaaaaaaagtagcACTGTAGCACTGTACAAAAGATTGGAACTTCAATCACCCCTCTAATATAGCATAATCATAAAAGACAGCTGGAATTCCTGATACAACTCCAGCAAAATGTATCAAAGATCGAATCATTACAAACAGGTATAGCCGACATAAGCATATCCTACACCATATAAATCCAGAAAGCAAATATCTCGAGCAATGGTAGAAGCAAATGCTGTGGATGGAAAGAGATTCAAGAAACTAAAGGAAGTCCCGTAAAAACAGCCAAACTGCCGGAGATACATCAGATCCCCAAATAAAGAAACACACATAAATACAGAGAGACAAGCTTCAAGAGACAAGAATGTAAGAAGACAATGTGGAGGAGATATACCTCGGGGCTGGCGGCCGGCGGGAATAGCGGAGGAGAAAACAAGAGATACAGGGGAGTCAAAATGGAGAAGAGAGGAAAAATGATAAGTTGGCGGAAGCTTGTATATATAGACCAACCAACGAGGGAAATAGATGGCCGAAGGGGGGGTGGGTCTGTAAACGAGGCCTGAAGTAGGACCGTCAttatccaattaattaaatatttaataacgCTAATTTAAAGACAACTTTTTTCATAAACAAAGATATCTAAAGACAAACTTTTGTATTAACTGTGTATTGTACACTCACATTTCATCATTACAACAGACTTATGggcataaatataaaaaataatattattttaaagacAACTTTTGCATTTTTTTGTCCACTCAAGTATTTCACTATTACATGAGACTTATGTGTATGAGCCAAATTAAGACCACCAATTAACCAAATACActctaaaaattaattttatcgtCCATTATTTCATATGTttctgtttttttaaaaattaaattaatttatatttaaaagtttataaaaatttaatcttACAATCGATGAATTTTGGGTGTGGCGGCTGGCGGAGTTAAAGCTTGAAACTTACGTGGCTGAGTGttgttaatttatattttatttattaggaAAAATGAACTAGTTGAGATTGGAGGTGCCGTGCGGGTTGGTGAGGACAACAGGCACGAGGAAATTGCCGTGGACTAAACGACAACCGTATGGGGCCTTTTTGATGTCGTTTCATCTTTTTGGGAATTGAGTTGTGGATTCTGGAAGGCTATTGTTGTTTTCAATTAGCCAACTGGACTTTTAGGTTTTAACCGATGATAATAAATTTTTCCCACTCTCGAGTTTTCGGAATCATAGACAATCGTTCGAGTTCTCTATATTGAAAGCATTAGTTGTTTatcagtaaaaaaaaaaaaatcattagttGTTTGGCACTTTGTGTTTCTGAAATATATAAGTGAAATCTTTATGGACAATGAAAATGAGAATATTTTTATCACATAGTGCAAGTAAAGAATTTTCGGTGTTGCAAATTGCAATAGAATATTTTCTCACATAATGGAAGCAAAACATTTGGTACGTTTGGACATGTGTATGGATTACTGTCATTTGTTAGATTGTATTTATCATTAAATCAAAAATCTTAGTTAAGAGGTGCTTTTTTTTTTCCCTTGTTAGGCTCGTAATGAAAAAACCAATTTATTGAGAGTACGAAGTttatttgaatatgaaattatattTGTGGTAACGGATAGTTTCATAATAAGCGAAATGATAACAGAAGATGTGCACCGAAATGAGTGACAATGTGCTGAGTTGTGAGGCCCATGAATCTGATAGAGACTTTGGGATCGTGTCTCACTGATGGTGTTTTCTCGGTCTTATCCTTATCTTGCTGCTAGTGTTATCCCCAATAGAGATAGTCTTACCCATTAAaacatggcaaaaacttgtgtgagacggtctcacggatcgtatttgtgagacgaatctcttatttgggtcatcatgaaaatgtattactttttatgctaagagtattactttttattgtgaatatgggtatggttgacccgtctcacagattacgatctgtgagacggtctcacgtgagaccCACTCTTAAAACATAACGACCCTCTTTTTACGGTCCACCTAGCTAATCAGATTAAGAGACCAATCTCTGAAGCATGATGTACGAGAACATTTCTCGATAAGTCATTCATCTCAATATTTTCCTTACACTTGCATACTTAACCTAACATTATTGATCCAAAATTCGTTTTTAAGGGTGTTCAAGTATGAACTTCACGTGTTTTGATAAAAAGTACATGTTGTGCGTTGGAAATGTATAatcaattataatttataaatatcataaaaatcccaagtcataatccaaaaatatcatCTAGGCTGTGGTCTGGGTGTTGCGACAAAAACTTTACTACCTATTGATTTTGTTCAACTCTATTCAAAATAATTGTCCACGAGTGAGGCAATTTCAAATGTCCACACGTATAATAAATAATTCATGATACACACTGTATTCTTAATTCAGCTGTCCGGATACAATGAATTTAATTCCCTTTCCTATGACGTTAGGGAAGTGTACATCCCCATTGCTCCGAATTCAAGAAATTCGATTCCCCAATTGAAGTCGACATATTTACCCAAACAACGTTGTTGGGTTTAAATTAAAGGTACTTGATCAATTTAGTCGACAAATTATAGGATCCAGTCACCCAACCATCATTACTAACAACTTTcagacatgttgatatcatgTTAACCacatatttaatttaacattttaaattaAACTAAACCAAACCAAAAAGCTTCTAgaatttgcttaattattaatccaCTCGACTTACGGTACCCATACTAATTTCCTTGGATTGAAAGTTAAGACAATGCTTGGTTCCCACCGTATTATTAATTTCGAATGGACCACGAAGAGGACATCATGCTTCACGAGTAGTGCTCATACATCACATGTTCTCTATCACTATAAGTCTATAATATTTATTACAATAGAAGATTACATGGCATCTTCTTCAACATAATGAATTATATGAATCTCAAATTTAATTTTCGATGAatctatatatttcatttagaagaCGTGTAATCAAACAGTGAAACAAGAGTCATCTAACGTATGATGCAGTGACATAAATATCTTTTAACGAAAAAAGTACGAGTTCAAACTTATATAATCGGCGAAACGTATCCCTCAcgattttgaaaagaaaacttGCGAAACAAGTGGAGAAGAATTGAATTGATTGATTCTTGAAATGTGGGAGGTTGGAGCTTGTGTTGGTGTCTCCTTCTACAACAGTTCTACGACGGGAAAAGATGATGTGGAGATCTTATCCATATAGAAGGATCTTTGAGGACGGGGAAATGGTGAAATTTGACCCCATGACTTTTCATGTAATCGCAGGAGTCACAATTTGTGGGCACCATTGCCAAATCAAAATTAATTTGGATCAAGAGTCTCGTGTTGATTGAGGTGTCGTGCACCGGGCATGTTGTCCCACTTGCGGGGGACTTGCATGGTTCTCCCCATATATTGCTTTTTAATTCATGTATTCTGCTATGGATCCTGCGCTGTAATATATAGAATATCCTTGGACCGTAGGCCCAAAAGACTGTATACACATTGTTTCTCTTAATATAATCCCAATTCATGGGCCATCATCATTTGAGCTGTCTCTAAAGTCCACATGATATATAGTTATTTGGACCAAGCTGTAAGCCCAAAGTCTTAAGAGAGACCCCAAGTAACAAGCCCAGGTCAATTTCATTCAAGATATTTGACCTTTGAGTTCCACAGGAGCCAACCGGCAGCTCCCACTTCTCGAGCTCTGAAAAACCGAGGTAATCCAAGATTTTCACTTCCAATTTCAGGTATTATTTTACGTGTAAAATGGATAATCTTAGCCTTGTTTCGTACCACAAAATTGGACTCGGGCTCTCTCCAAATCCTAGAAAACCATTATTCTTTCACAAATCCACCGACGGTCTTGCAAACTCATCCCAGAAAACTGGAAAAAATGCTGGACAAGCGAAATCCTGGTCTTCGCTTTCAGCTGTCTCTTTATTTCAGGGGACCAAGGCCACCAAAATTATAGGTAATCCTTCCAAGCATCCTCACTTCTTCGATGTATGTTTCTGTGTGTTCATTTTTCTGTTGCAgttgatgatttatttatgttgtTATCTTGATGAAAGATATTTGCTTTACATACTCAGGATTGTGTTCGTTTGTTAACAATGCACCTTTTCCCTGTCCAGTTTTAGATACTTAAGAACTTTGTTCGTTCTTGCACTGTACCGtgctttcaaattttatttatccATATATTTTCATACGTTTACACGAATTTCTGTCAGCTTTTTGTTTATTCACTTATTTTCTGTTTGTCGACCATAACTAAAAATGGGGTTGAGTCAGTAAAGACAAGCATTGCCATCTATTACCACTTTTCTCTCATGTTCTTTGCTCTTGTTTATCCTCCTATTCCCATTCTCATTCAGTGCAGGAGAAAGTTGTGCAGGACTGCTTTGCGAGCATTACTTCTTCAAGTGTCCAACAAACATCATCGGTTGGTGCAAATCCACAGATTTCAGTGCCGCCGCCTCCCTCTCAAgtgtaatattatataaatgttAATTTTTCTTTCGAATCAATTTTGGCAATTGGATTATACAGAATTTGCAAGTTTGATCACCTAAGATATTGAATATGGGATTTCTTCTTGGACTTAAGTCTTATTTTTCTCTCCAACGTCCTATATCCTTCTGAAAACAGGGGGTCACCTCTCTTCTGGATTGGTGTTGGTGTTGGTTTATCAGCACTTTTTTCATGGGTGAGTACATGGTGGCTGCTTATTTCTCCTTTGAAGTATCTCTCTTATAACCAATTCTCCTTTCTACTCTATGCTAATCTTAAACCCTTTTTTCTGATGGTTTGTTTTCTCAGCTGGCTGGAAGAACAAAGGTTAGTAACTTCTACATGGCACAATTATTTCTATGTGCCAAGTATATGCATCTTTCCATCTTTTAAAAGTTAGTTTGCACATATAGTGATGATAACAGATTAACTTATGTGGCACTTGTAACTGTGATGACATGTGACGCCTCTGATAttctcaaaatatattttgttttcAGAAATATGCAATGGAACAAGCCTTCAAAACCTTCACACAACAGATGAATGCTCAGAATAATGCATCTAATAATGCTTCCTTTTCACCTGGCGCACCCTCACCCTTTCCTTTTCCCCCAGCAACATTCCCGACAGCAGATTCAGCTAGAAAATCAAACCCAGTAACCTTGGCGTCTCAACCTTTAACTGTTAATGTACCTGCAACCAATTTGGAGGAGCCTCCATCTGTATCTGTCAATGATAGCGTGGAACCCAAGAAAGAACAAAACGGTTATGGTGTGTCTTGATCCCATATTGTCTCTAGTAGGTCTAAAAGTAGAATGCAGTTTTGTGAAGCTTAGAAAATGATGAAATTAAAAACCTCTCTCTTTTCATCGATTCTCTATCATTTTTACTGTTGTATGGAAATTTCTGGCTTTCCCTGATTCCAGTATCCGCCAATTGAACCTGCTATTCTCAATATCATAAGCGACTTAGTGCCTGAATTTATGTATTTTTTACAGCTTTTGTAGATGTTTATCCAGAAGAAACATTCAGGAAAAATGCTTTCGAGAGCTACAGAGAATCTGTTCAGACAAATTCTCATAATGATCCCCAGGCTTCTCAGTCAGTGAGTTGAACATTGATCAGATAATGCTGTGATGAGTTACTAAAACATCAGTATTGTCATAAATAATTTTTGAAACATTTTTAGGATTCTCTAAAAGGCATGTCATCAAAACAAGGAACAGGAGCTTCAAAAGTTCCCTTCACAGGTAAGTGTGAAATGTATTCCATGTTCATTCTGTTAATCGTATGTACAATTAAATTGTTAAGGTGTGAGGCAGACATTATAATTGATACATACTTCCTATGAGGTACTCAAATTTGTAATGACATACATTATATGACAGAATGTAATATAAGTAAATTCCCTTCACACGCTGGGTCCTTTTAGTTTTCCATACATATTGTGGGATGATTTTCACATAATTTATTAGCTGATATAGGATAGCCACCAGAATCTTGCGTGAAACTGACAAGCATGTCTTGATGGGTGGACCAAACCAAGCAGGATGAGTGGGCAGTGCCCTGGAGTAGTTCACCCTccaaaatggaaaaaaaaaacctttgaattcatgtgtattttttttaaatgcaaggCTTGCCACCTCTAAATTAAAAGAATTAACgattttatcaaaatatttagGTCCATAACACTCGTAAGTAACCTCCATGCTGTGACTATTTTCTTATCTCGTTTGTTTGATTTGTTTTTACGTTTAGGATTGGGGGTGCATCTTTTAATTCTTGGTGGCAGCATATTTTGTGCGCATCAGACCCTGCTTTAGCTCTTTACACAATTATTTCTCTCTGTTTATTGAAGAGAAGTTGGCCTTTTTAAATGAAAACCACAAGCATCGACCTAAAATTTGATTGAGGATGGATGTTTTGCACACATCCACATAATGCTCATACGTGTTCTGATAAGTTTGAGCTTTGTAATTATACTAGAAATCTATAATGCttcttgtatctttatttttgaGTATTCCTCTGTTTTACATTTCCTGTAAACAAGCCTAATAAGCTTTTATGCTTTTTGATGAACAGGAAACGCAAACTCTCTCTTGTCCGTGGAAGCTCTGGAGAAAATGATGGAAGATCCAACAGCACAAAAAATGATTTTTCCGTAAGATTTCATTTAGCTTTTTAGTCCGTTTCATATTCAGGCAAATGCCACACATAGATTATTCATCCATTGCTAGTGTCATCTTAATGATCTTGAAAAATTTATCAATCAATGCATTAATCTTCGTTTTGTTTGACAAACGATCTTTCTACATATCAGACACGTATTATTATTTCTGAGTTTATGACGGtttaaagtaaattttttattgAGTTTCAAATTGTTGGCATCAGTTATAACTTTACTTATCTCCACAACAGAGTTAGAATGCTGCCAAACGCCAATGCTAACAAGGCTTTGACTTCTATTTCATGGAACTGATTATCTAAAGTTCATCTGTACTATATACCTTCAGTTATTTGATGTTTTCTTTCATTAGACTCGGCAGACACATAAAATGTCGTGTGAACCTTCCCCAGCTTATTAATAGCATaacaattgtttttttttaattatctatGCAGCTACTTACCTGAGGAGATGAGGAATCCTGCCACCTTTAAATGTGAGTTTGTTATTTGATTGGCCTTAGAATTTATGAATGCTTGGATTGAATTGTAGTGAAATGAATTGTAAAGGCTATTTTATGTGCCATAGGGATGCTACAAAATCCACAATACC from the Primulina eburnea isolate SZY01 chromosome 3, ASM2296580v1, whole genome shotgun sequence genome contains:
- the LOC140825640 gene encoding probable alkaline/neutral invertase D, which produces MDSLKVIVDGMRSVMDGAKETNGLKNVSSYCSIPDLTDYDLSKLLDKPRLNVERQRSFDERSLSELSIGFSRGIENYESAYSPGRSGLDTPSSSARNSFEPHPMVVDAWEALRRSLVSFRGQPVGTIAACDHASEEVLNYDQVFVRDFVPSALVFLINGEPDIVKNFLLKTLQLQGWEKKVDRFKLGEGVMPASFKVLHDPVRKTDTIVADFGESAIGRVAPVDSGFWWIILLRAYTKSTGDLSLAERPECQKGVRLIMTLCLSEGFDTFPTLLCADGCSMIDRRMGIYGYPIEIQALFFMALRCALAMLKPDAEGKEFIDRIVKRLHALSYHMRSYFWLDFQQLNDIYRYKTEEYSHTAVNKFNVIPDSIPEWVFDFMPTRGGYFIGNVSPARMDFRWFALGNCVAILTSLATPEQASAIMDLIETRWEELVGEMPLKISYPAIENHEWRIVTGCDPKNTRWSYHNGGSWPVLLWLLTAACIKTGRPQIARRAIDLAESRLLKDSWPEYYDGKLGRYVGKQARKYQTWSIAGYLAAKMMLEDPSHLGMISLEEDKQMKPVIKRSSSWTC
- the LOC140825642 gene encoding protein TIC 40, chloroplastic-like isoform X2; this encodes MDNLSLVSYHKIGLGLSPNPRKPLFFHKSTDGLANSSQKTGKNAGQAKSWSSLSAVSLFQGTKATKIIGESCAGLLCEHYFFKCPTNIIGWCKSTDFSAAASLSSGVTSLLDWCWCWFISTFFMAGWKNKAFVDVYPEETFRKNAFESYRESVQTNSHNDPQASQSDSLKGMSSKQGTGASKVPFTGNANSLLSVEALEKMMEDPTAQKMIFPYLPEEMRNPATFKWMLQNPQYRQQLQDMLNNMGGSPEWDNRMAESLKSFDLNSPEIKQQFDEIGLTPEEAITKIMANPDVAMAFQNPRVQAAITECSQNPLNIAKYQNDKEVMDVFNKIAELFPGVAGSS
- the LOC140825642 gene encoding protein TIC 40, chloroplastic-like isoform X1, translated to MDNLSLVSYHKIGLGLSPNPRKPLFFHKSTDGLANSSQKTGKNAGQAKSWSSLSAVSLFQGTKATKIIVQEKVVQDCFASITSSSVQQTSSVGANPQISVPPPPSQVGSPLFWIGVGVGLSALFSWLAGRTKKYAMEQAFKTFTQQMNAQNNASNNASFSPGAPSPFPFPPATFPTADSARKSNPVTLASQPLTVNVPATNLEEPPSVSVNDSVEPKKEQNGYAFVDVYPEETFRKNAFESYRESVQTNSHNDPQASQSDSLKGMSSKQGTGASKVPFTGNANSLLSVEALEKMMEDPTAQKMIFPYLPEEMRNPATFKWMLQNPQYRQQLQDMLNNMGGSPEWDNRMAESLKSFDLNSPEIKQQFDEIGLTPEEAITKIMANPDVAMAFQNPRVQAAITECSQNPLNIAKYQNDKEVMDVFNKIAELFPGVAGSS